The genomic DNA GCTGAAATATCCGTAGCTGTTGCAACTGTTCGAGCAGCTGGAGCAACACCTGAGGTACATTAAACATTCTCCTCTTTTGGTGTAGATTTTTTTCTTGAGTTTTCACGCTGATGAAGATCTTTGATAATCTTGTTAGGTAAGGGACGGTATACGGTTCATTGAAGTAGGCTTGGTAGAACCAGAAAAGCAAGTAGTTGCGTTAGCAGATGCGTACTTCTTCCCTCCTTTCCAGCCCTCGTTGCTCCCGAGAATAAAAGGTGGACCTGTGATTCCATCTAAATTGCCACCAAGGAAAGCGAGATTGGTTGTCTATAATAAGAAGTCAAATGAGACAAGCATATGGATTGTTGAACTTACAGAAGTTCATGCAACAACTCGTGGCGGACATCATAGGGGCAAAGTGATTACTTCTACAGTTGTTCCAGATGTTCAGCCTCCCATGGTAAATATATACTATTAATCAATTTGAATGGATTTGGAAAGAAACACATGTTTGGACAGATTAAAAAATTGGGATTATTAATATAACCAATAATCTAttcaaaattgtttatttacaTTATTCACTGTGAACCTACAGGATGCTGTGGAGTATGCTGAATGCGAAGCTGTTGTAAAGGACTTTCCTCCATTTCGAGAGGCAATGAAGAAAAGAGGAATTGAAGATATGGATCTTGTGATGGTGGATCCATGGTTAGCTGCTAAATCAAGATGATTTTGATTGACACGTTACAATTTATTTCAGCCATTCTTTTATCTAATGTTTGTTATGTTGAATCTTAGGTGTGCCGGATATCATAGTGAAGGTGATGCTCCAAGCCGCAGACTTGCTAAACCACTGTTCTTTTGTAGGACTGAGAGTGACTGTCCTATGGAAAACGGCTATGCTCGTCCGGTGGAAGGAATACATGTACTTGTCGATATGCAAAATATGGTTGTCCTTGAGTTTGAAGATCGTAAGCTTGTTCCCCTTCCACAGGCTGATCCATTGAGAAATTATACTTCTGGTGAAACACGGGGAGGAGTTGATCGAAGTGATGTGAAACCCTTACAGATTATTCAGCCAGATGGTCCAAGCTTTCGTGTCAATGGAAACTTCATTCAATGGCAGAAGGTGGTTCATCGTCTATGTgctttttctaaaattatttcaTATGAGATACATTGAGAAATGCTAAAACTAATTGTCGATTTTGCAGTGGAACTTTCGTATTGGATTCACTCCTAGGGAGGGTTTGGTTATTTATTCAGTAGCTTATATTGATGGAAGTCGTGGCCGAAGGCCTGTGGCCCACAGATTGAGTTTTGTTGAGATGGTTGTCCCTTATGGAGATCCAAATGATCCTCATTATAGGAAAAATGCTTTTGATGCCGGGGAAGATGGCCTCGGTAAAAATGCTCATTCACTCAAGAAGGTCAAGGCATTTATTTGGACATAGTTCCGACCATTCATATCTTagttttctctaattttttctttagtttAGAAGTTATTGAATTTCTTTTCCTTGATGACGTTTGTTTCAGGGCTGTGATTGTTTAGGCTATATCAAGTACTTCGATGCACACTTTACAAACTTTTATGGAGGCGTTGAAACAATTGAGAATTGTGTTTGCATGCATGAAGAAGATCATGGTATGTTATGGAAACATCAAGATTGGAGAACAGGTTTGGCTGAAGTTCGACGGTCTAGAAGGTTGACAGTGTCTTTTATATGCACTGTTGCTAACTATGAGTATGGATTTTACTGGCACTTTTATCAGGCAAGTCCATTAGCAGTGCATTTATCTTagtcttttatattattttggtaGAACCAATCAAATATTTTGAAGCCAAGATATAAGCTTTTAAAGTGATTGAATAACAAGCATGCGAGTTGGCTTTCtctgcatttatgtatttgtgTTTTCCTACTTGCAGGATGGAAAAATAGAAGCTGAGGTCAAGCTCACAGGAATTCTCAGTTTAGGTGCATTGCAACAAGGTGAAACTCGAAAATATGGCACAACTATTGCACCTGGCTTATATGCGCCTGTCCACCAACACTTTTTCGTTGCTCGTATGGACATGGCCGTTGATTGCAAGCCCGGTGAAGCATTTAATCAGGTCAGCATGCTATTATATTTTGAATGGAGACTCGTTTTAATCCCTGATAAATCCAATTTAGTCTTTGATCACTATGTGAGAATTTATTCGGATGATATTCACCTTCTGTCTGACCAGGTTGTTGAGGTGAATGTCAAAGTTGAAGAGCCGGGAAAGAATAATGTTCACAACAATGCATTTTATGCCGAGGAAAAACTGCTTAAATCAGAATTAGAAGCAATGCGTGATTGTGACCCTTTATCTGCTCGTCATTGGATTGTAAGTTATTATTCCTTCATTTTTATCCccaaaaaaggaaagaaaaatcatCAGAGGTTAATTATTTTTCCTATATGATCTTTCCTCTATCACACTCCACTGTAGAAATTGTAACAGGGACAATCTGTATATTTTCAAATCTGGCAGCTGTTCTATGCTTCTTCTGTTCTGTAAGTTATGGAAGATGTTGCCAAGTTTTTGTGCTGcatatgttatatatattttataagaaaatagaaCATGCATTGTCAATGAAAACAAGTTTAACACCGATGGCCAAATTGATTACGAAGTGGGATTAGTTACGTGATTCTGGTAGGCAATTAGTTCAAGAATATTGCAACATAGTAGTATCATATCCACTTATATTAAGAAAGTATAGACAATTAATTAGACCAATTTTTTCTTGTAGATTTATATACATTCTTGtttttaaaatcatattcatGAACATCTATTGCCGATTTTTTCATGTATCGTTATTCAAATTTTTCAAGTGCACATTTCCTGCAAACATATTCACCGTCTCTAGCTTCTACCTAGAGTTTCTCAAGTATATCGTTTGTTTTTAGGTTAGGAACACGAGGAGTGTGAACCGGACTGGGCATCTAACGGGTTACAAACTAGTTCCTGGTTCGAATTGTTTACCTTTAGCTGGATCAGAGGCTAAGTTTTTAAGAAGAGCAGCTTTCTTGAAGCACAATCTATGGGTTACTCCTTACGCACGCGACGAATTGCATCCTGGTGGAGAGTTCCCTAATCAAAATCCCCGCGTTGGAGAGGGTTTGGCTACTTGGGTTAAGCAAAATCGACCATTGGAAGAAGCTGACATAGTTCTCTGGttagtttcttcaaaatatGTTATCAAACTATCAAAGATAATTTATGTGcatggattatataatccattTGTATGAATTGGAGCCTATCACAGGTAGCTAAGGTAGTTCATGATTGTGGTTTATGATTTCAATGACCAAAGACTAATCGAACATGAACCAAATATTtgacaataaaacaaaaaacaagtagattataaaattatgatgaagatgaaaacgataaaaaaaaaatcatacggACCAAAAATGCATATAAGCCTTTGATactattatcattaatttttGTACATAACATTATCTTATTTGGCGGAAATATTTCAGGTACGTATTTGGGGTGACACACATTCCTCGATTGGAAGACTGGCCTGTTATGCCCGTGGAACACATTGGTTTTATGCTTATGGTATTTCCATTCGCCTTAACTTATAAGTCTTTGTCACTCTTTCTTTCCAAAATTGAGATGAGTTTGATATTGAAACACTAGAGATTTGCATTTTGTCTTCAGCTTTAATAAATCATAAACCttttaatagaattgaatcTGATTGTGTACATGCACAATTTGTTTATGATGTAGCCACATGGATTTTTCAATTGCTCACCAGCAGTAGATGTTCCACCAAGCCCAGGTGATTTGGATGATAAAGAGAATGGAATGCCTGCTAAGCATAGTCAGAATGGTTTAATTGCCAAGCTTTGAAAGCTCCAAAAGCAGAGATATTCAGGCTCATTAAGCTTCTTTATGTGGAATAAGTGgttcttcaaaattaaaattgaataagTGGTTCTATTCTACCTAATTGAACATTTAATATTGCTGCTCGTCTTAATTAATCCATGGTGGTGTGTAACACTGGTTATTTAAAAACAGTTTAATGTGTAATTTGTTTGTATATAGATGTAATTCTCTCTCTTAATCCAGTGGTATATATCCTACTACACCATAATGTTGGATAATGTGATCAACTTtgtctcttcttctctctctgtcCAAATCTCGAACCGAGTACTTTAAGGTGGAACGCTAATCTTGCAACCAAGTGACCTCTCGGGAGACGGACAACATGattcaaaacataacaaaaggaCCAATATATCAAATGAGAATGTATCATTACGAGTATATAATGTTGTTAGAAGGATATAATCTTTCCTTTCATTCTCATGtaaaaaatagtattaaaaaaatgaaagaaccAATATATCAAGCAAGAATTTTCTCACTAGTACATAACAAAAGGACCTTGCATGAGTATACAAGGTTTTTGCTAGTTACACCCTCTTTTTATCTAGTTACACCTGCTACAAATTTTAAACATAAGAAAAGGAACAATATATTCTTGTAActaattcaaattttcaaacaCTAACCAGAACATCCACAACCACATCTCCTTCTCTTTATAGCCATGAAAACGACGAAGCAATCACAGCAAGCATGTTTGATTTTGTCTTCTCATGTAACCTTTTCAAATGCCTATTGTTTagattaagttttttatttagtaATTTAGATTTGGAGATTTCTACGAATTAATAAGGATACTTTTAAGAGAATGAAATTCACGTATgattgggaatttttttttaaataagtataTGAACTCATTTCACACAAGTGtacataaacattttttgttGAATGATTTTGTGTATCGTTTTTCATGGTTGAGAATCGTACCTAAACGTAATTCATGTGCATTTACTTTAACTCAATTCAAGCATATATACTTAAATTAGGTTTAAGTACATTTACACAAGATCAACTTATGATGGTTTACATAAACTTGGTCACATATCACATGTATATTTTGAATTTCTAGATCTTACACAAACTAAGTTCAAGTATGTTCACACAAACTTAATTTATGTAAGTTTACGAGAATGTTACGCCAAGAATATTTTGGATTTCAccgttaaatattttaattttgagggTTGTTATCAAGAAAATATGAAGTATAACTAGAATAAAAAATCTACTAATAAAGAATATACTTTTAACTGAACTACAATTAACATATGTCCATGctaaaaacttgtttagattttttttatgtcatttgttTAGTTGTTTTTGGTGATGTATGTAATTTGTTTATATGTAGCAAGTATATGGGGTGATAGATAGGATAACAATGACTTCAcattattattatgatgatagTGTTGAACCTGCCAATTATTGGTGATCACAACAGCAtagattttttatgataaaaaaaagggGGGGCCGTTCAACTAAAGCATAGGATTCTAATCTTTCCCTCCATGTGACCTGTTTGTTTAccatttgaatgaatgaatccaTTAGCTAATATTACAATAGTATTACGGATAGAACCTTCCCACAATCAATCCATACCCAAAATCGGATAACCCATAATTCAACCCAAACCAAACCGAAAATTAATGGGTTTGTCCAAATCCACCCATTAACATAATGGATGAACTTTTTACCGCACGCAAACCGGAGTGGTTCGGGTGTTGGGTTTAGCCAAACCCACCCACGAACACCCctaatatttatgttaaaaatgttgatttatattattaaataagattaacttaaattgattattttgtgtttgtaaaaaaaagaaaaaatcattattttgcGACCTTAATATTAACAAGTGAATTTTTAGTTCTGCACAAAAAACATGTGAATTTTTAGAGGGAAGATCCAAAGTGATCCCtctcaaaaaaaacaaaatgggAGCCACTTTGCTCCTtcctaacaaaaatataatttttaatcttttaaaagaataaatcaCTACACTTAAGACTTCTTTATATGAACcgcttgaccaaaaaaaaagtctttataTGAACCATCATCATATTAAAATTAGTTTGTTTGCTGATTGGATTTTCTGTCCACCAATCATGGCATATCATCAGATTGGCTACATATCTTGCGACAAAACTAAGAGTAATTATACTCACTAAATAttttctcttataaaaaaaatggatcttataaaaataaaaacacgtTTTAGTTTCTAATAATATTCTTAAAGAGACATTTCAATTTCTCTTTCAGATTTTCATGCATTGCATGTAAACATTCATGCCTCATCAAAATCTAGTACTGATTGAATGCAACTACTTGTTCGAGAAGCAACAAAAGATTTTCCATACAAGCGTGGAAATACACCcagaaaagaaattaaaaataaaaaataaaatacaactcATAAATTTACTATGGTTCCACACTTCATTCCTCCATCTATAAtatttcaacataatattttattactcAACCTGCTTAATTTTAAAAGGAGGAAATTGCAAACTCACTCGTACATTTTCGCGCAAAAAATTGCAAACCTCTcaactaaaattgaaaatttttacAATAAGGAAGCGAGAGTGAGATCATAGTATTGGATCTTTGTATCGAAAGTGTTCATGACACTGTAGTCAAGAGGCATGTTCGGTTGATAATAACACCGATGCAAGTATAGGATGTGAGAGACCAACACTTAAGGAACAAAGATTGTTGTTGTATGACAAGTGTGGTTAAGAGTTTTACATTAGGATATAAAAGTGGATGATGAGATATATATAAGTTAGAGAACTTGTGTACTTAATATCTTAAAGTTTTGAATAAATATGTAGTGTCTAACTCACTTATGCGATTGCTCTAAGTCCAATGTGATGATTCTCTCGTGCTCCAATGATCCAACAAGGATATCAGAGTCAGAGATCCAGCTTGTGAGGAAGGTAGAAGTGGTTTCTGGTGCTAGATTGATCATGCAAAGAGAATCTCACACTTGTGGGATTAGAAAATGTTGATGTGTTAATGTTAGTTAGAAATCTCACATTTAATGAAAAAGGAAACGTTGAGTAATATAAATGTGAGATGCATATCTCCGGTGTCTTAAGATTTTGATTTAATGTGTTATCCAAACACTTATGTGGTTCTTCTTAATGTAATAAAATAATCCATCACAATGTTATAAGGCTCCTTAGAAATCTTTTCATTACTCTGTGTGAGTTTAGAAGTAGTTTTAGATTAAAatcgaatattttttttatgattgtgATTGAacaaaaatgtaagaaaaaccTACAAAAAAGAATGTAAAAACACATACACTTATAATTGTATCAATACCTATATATAAATAGGATACACGATTTTGGGTtgattttttatctttcaattataaccttcatttaaataattttgtcgGAAATTTAATCGTTCTaattacaattttactttttataaaatattattttaatctttaattaaaaaaataattaaatctcattaaaaataatattactacaatataaacaatataaatttgattgcaaaatattctaaaaaactTATAATCAAATAcgataaaataaacatatcataacatataatataaaagCGGAAagacaaacatattttttaattaatataaatagtAATTATCTATCTAGGTAATTAGGTATGGATGTATGGTGCATTTTCTATATATCCAAAGTAAGAATGTAAGTAAGGCAGAAAACTCTAAAAGTGAAGATAAAGATAAGAGCAGAGAGTATAATAAAGTGGAACTGTACCTAGGTAAGGACGTGTGGTGTGTGAGTGTCATGTGTGTGTGGGGctttaacttaatttaatgTTGGTCAATCAAGCAAGCAGTCGTGCAGCATCAGCCAACCTCTTTGAAAAGAAAGGATTGCCTGTCTTCTTCAAATTCGTATTTGGCAACTAAACCATTATTGGTTTACTTAccttttaataatattttgacttCAATTTTGTCACTTTTCCGCGTGATCATGCACAGTAGTCGCACATACATTACACGTAAAAACGataaataattcatataaatgtttatcaagtatttaaaaaaaaaaaaaattatttcatatttattgtaAGTTCCTTTGagcaaatataatttctttcaaacaaaccctaatttttgttCAACTTAGAATCAGAAGCTCTATTTGCAGACAACTTAGTACTTATTTTTAAaccataataataacaaaagaaGCCGAAACATCATAGTTTAATTAGGAAATCAACTAGTACTTCacaattcatttcataaaagaaaaaaaaaaaaaaacaagactaCTCAATAAAGATAAACAAGATTCAAGCatacaaacaatttttattcattatatacaaaatagtcctaatcttTGAACTTCTATAGCTAGAGAAAAGAAAACACATAGAGAAAATTAACTAAGGTACATAACATAATAAAAGCTATAGCTAGCTAAAAACTAAGGTCACAAAACATTGacaactatatatttttttcctccttGGTACAATCAATTAGCACTTTCAACATGACGTATAAACACATTTTCTAAATCTGGTGCTTTAAAAAACTCTCTTACAACACCACTACTTTGGTAGTTCCACTTCAAAGAAGATTTTTGCTTCCTAGGAGCAGGTGGACAAGTGAATGATGTTGGAATTTTTGATTCCTCATTTGTTGGTGTTGAACATTCttctatttcaatttcaacttcttctttttgttgttcCTTCTCAATAGAATTTGTCTGTATTGGCTTCAATGGAGCACGTAACGCTATTCCAGCTATAACCCATTTTCTACTATTATTTTCTGATTCAAACCCTCCTTCTACTACTTGTGCCTTCTCAGAGTACCCCATATtggacccaaaaaaataaatatgtaagactaaggtttttaaaataaatatgtgtTAGTATAAAGTAAGGAATatgaagaaatgaaattttGGAGAAGGAAAGGAAGAAGAGGGAAAAGAGAAAGAGTTTTTTGAGAGATGGAAAGAGAAAAGAGTAAGATATGGTATTAAATGTGAAAGTGGGGGGTATGATGTTGAAAGTTGCGTGTTAGAAAAGAAGATTGGGAACCAATGAGAAAAGGGAATAAGAGAGAACCCGAGGAAACTCGTGACATAAGCAAAGACGATATATTaactaaactaaaataatataattaataataacatGAAACCAATGGTAAGCAAAGAGATGTCCATGATGAACATTGGGTAGGAAATATAAGGTGATTAAAgaattattacaaaattattGATAGTATTATGTTTCAAGTTGAACTATGgacttcaatttttattattgtggtgtgatactttttatttttggtaaatcactttttttaacaatactAGGTTTCAATTGGTTTCTatattgaaaatgatattttgacctccaaattttgttgttaaatataattgatatttACATGTATTCTGATATATGTGTAAGTTATAGAAGATACAACCTCCATTTTAATGTGTATTTTGATTATTGTTTGCTTATAATTCATTTTGATGAAGTATCAATTAGTAACAATGTTGTCATGTATTCTCATTAGCAAAAAAGTTTGAGCTCCCGATTTGGGAATATGAGTCAAATTTTTAGTGACTAAACCAACATTGGTtgaactcctttttttttttccttaccaTGTGGTTTCTAGAAAAAAGTGTGGATTCTAATTGTAATCTTGAGTAGAATCAGCAAATTAATAGCCCCTCCGTActatattataagcaaaaaaaaataatttcatgcTTATTAAGAGAATTAAAATATAGTAGTTTGTAACATAATTTCTTGTGTTATCCATAAAATAAGTTTAATAAGAAGatggaaaaacaattttcattagttgttgattatagagaaaatgaaatggAGATCAAATTAAATGCagtttgcatttaattttccttaaaaaaatatgattttttgaaataacataattaaatgtgataaaaattaattttttttcttataatttaggataaagaatatgagtttttttgcttataatttaggacagaGGAGTAAATTTTAGTTATAATAATCTTGGTTTAGTCAAACTTTTTTTATCGTGTTCGATAAGTTATTTAGTCATACTTCTTTTTTATCATGTTTGAGCTCATTTTAGTTATGAATACATGATAATCTTGGTAAGCAAAGATGATTATTATAATAACTAAGATTCAAATTCTCTTGAatgatttcttttgttattaaaactcattaatcatttgaatttaagaattttatCTATTAGTTTATTAACATGCAAATTCTTgatatacacatttttttttttttggtacaagataTACACATATTTTATTAGTCCACTCTTCATTCTTTCTATTTGTTCTTTAATGTAAgtctaaaataatttatacacaaAAATGTAGTTAATATGACTTTAAAATTTAAACCCACTTGAATTGGTTTAATGGTGTTGATTTGGGCTCTTGAAGTGGTCCCCTCCTTAAAATCTTAGATTCAATTCACCCGGTGTTAATTTGAATGAACTAAtttaacttgttaaaaaaaactttaaaatttaaaaacgattatgtgaaaaataataattaaaaaagataattgaattggAATAAGTTTTATCTGAAAAGGTAACAGCTAAAATGGAATGGAGGAGTTACTTGCATTATAGTCTTCAAACCTGTAAAGAGAGCTTATTCTTAATTTGTTCAAACAGTAAcacatcatataattttttatttttttttacaaaacacaTCATATAATcttataatgaaaataaaactaaattattCGAATTCTATTTTGAATgaataataagaaaaatgttcAAGAGTTATCATTGATGctaataatatcaaatattatatctatctatataatattcaaattcaaataaataactTGTGTTCCAACACTTtatagtttttgtaaaaaaataaataaacaactttAGTTTAGTAGCTTACCCTGCTACCTTACTACCCTAAGCATATATACTATAATAAACTATATGCTATGCATATATTagctccaaaaaaaaaaatatatatatttggatgGATTTGGCGCCAATATTTTGGTGAAAAAGAGGGAGTAAAGAGTGGGTTGAAATTTGGCGCCAATTGTTTAGGTTATTATTGGGATCAACAAAAAATAGCCTCAAGTTGTATATGCTATGCCCCTAAGTCCAAAAAGTGATGTACAAATACAAAGtgtctttttcttttggccAAACTTCATCAagttgtggattttttttttttgaaggaatcaaGATGTGGATTTTATAGGGAATCATTAATCATGCATACATATGTCATCATCAATCAAATAttgttttacaatttttgttttgtttcctaTTGAAGTTTCTGCAATCTGCATCAGCCCACATCAATTTGTCCCTTATCTTCAAAATGTTGAATTTGATcaatgaaagtttttttttttttaactctaaaCTTAACGACAAGGTTCTAGTTCCCTCAAATATTGATcaccaaataaaaatatcatcaaatcaatacAACACTATTTATCAGGGGGTAAGAACAGGGAAATAGAAGAAACTGGGCTATTTAAAACCATTTTGTAGGTTTAGTATGCATGAAAGTTGAGACCACAAAGAGTCCTTACGTTATTAAATGATGTTATTTGGACATTAAAAAGTTGAGTTTTAACTACTATcatataattttgtcaaaaaaaaaaaaaaactactatcatataaaaataaacaacttgTAATTGAAAATTACGTGACCAAAAGCAAAATATATCCGATGATTAATTGGATGGATTTGGCGCATCGGATATAAATACGGTGTTGAAAATCATTGTTTATATTCATACTGGGTCGgtctaataaattttatttttaagcaaggcgtaaacaaattttaataaatgagacctttttaatttgtatatgaggcctttttatttataaaaatctaatgaaaaatatttttttttggaaggtcTAAAACAAAGATTTCAGTAGATTTACTTTTCGGATCAATCATGTATCCACGTAACATTTCTCTGCATTCATTATGTGATATGACCCCCTAAATAACATAACTAAACATGTtattagtccttcaaaaaaaatgttattagaATTGTGTAACGAAGTACTATTAGTATAAAAAGAGttcaagaaaaatgaagaagtgGACTCCCTCTGCTAAAAAAATGACCTGCACATTTCTTTACCCAAAATGAATGATTTCTTAgaattttcaataaaacatttatgacttttttaatacattttggTCCAAAATCTAATAAATTGCTTCAAAAGAAAACTCGTTTTAGATAGCTTTTTTCATCCAATGCACccttatctttttttatgtaCTCTTTGAGCTCTTTATGGCATAGTCATAGAACTCTACACCCTCACCATGTACAACTCTACAATGGGGTTAATAGAGTCCAATCTGTAGAATATCTTTTAGTACAAGTATTAAAAAGAAATCTTGAGATCATGCAAGGGAATAAATACATATCTAGATTTCCAAATTCTACCATTTTTCATCACCAAAACGTGTTTGTGTGAACTAAACCATTATCATCCTAACTAAGTCAAATGTCATTTACAATTTACGTGATAATCACATTTACAATTTCATCAATTTTCCTTTCATGTCAAAAACTTTCTAGTTCTACTAATTTActtgattatatttattatatcttTATTTCCCTTTTTTCTTAGGATATCTTTATTTCCCTGATGACTTTATCCGTGTAAATTTTGCTTACTTGGTTCTCATTCACTTTTGAACTTAAGTTTTACCAGTGTTTGGTTGCACTATACTGAccatttgtaaattttttgACAAGTCTCCAATTTAAAGATAGTATCATACATGTACCAATTCAAATTTTGGACTTTGGAAAGGCTTGAAAGTCCAAGATAtcaagataaagaaaaaaaattacacgaGAATTCAATGTTCAAGAGAGACATGAAATTGTTAAGTAAAGTTTTTCATGATGTGTATGATTGTACATTTATATCATTGTAACATTATTGTAAGACAAgattcaatattttattaagCATGAAGAATCCCACATCGGCTTTCGTTTGTATGTCTAAATTTTGCTTTCTAACaagtaattttaatatttaacaatGTGGCCACATTTAAGAATATCTAAGCATCACATGATCTCTATCACTTACTATTTTTTGAATATAGCTCATGTTCTAGATTGTGTCcccattttctttattttttgcaagaacTATAGATCGTTGGGCTTTAAGAACTATTGATAATTTTCATGCTCTCATGTCTTTTTTCATGCTCTCATGTCTTTTTTTCATGCTCTCGTGTCTTTTTTTCATGCATGTCTTTTTCATGCTCTTTTGTCCggtatttacatttttttttttgtagtatgTAAGTCAGGAAGAGTCAACAATACCACTACCACCACCGACCACCTAACCTTTCATCCACCAGCATTGCATCCCCGCCGCTGCCGCCACTGCTGCTTTCATTCACAAGCATCGGTTCGCATCTCCGTTGAGTATGAGTGATCCTCCAGCTCAACCCAATGCAGAGTCACCGGTAAGCCTCTCTGACAACCTTATCGCTGAAATCATTTCCTTTTCCGATGTGAAATCTCTTATGCAAATGAGGTGTGTATGCAAATCTTGGAGATCTATCATTTCTGATCCTAAATTCGTCAAACTTCACCTTAAGCGTTCCGCGCGAAACCCTTACTTGACACTAATCCGAGATAACATAGGCAAGAAACTTATTCCCTTCCCGGT from Medicago truncatula cultivar Jemalong A17 chromosome 8, MtrunA17r5.0-ANR, whole genome shotgun sequence includes the following:
- the LOC25501448 gene encoding cyclin-dependent protein kinase inhibitor SMR6, yielding MGYSEKAQVVEGGFESENNSRKWVIAGIALRAPLKPIQTNSIEKEQQKEEVEIEIEECSTPTNEESKIPTSFTCPPAPRKQKSSLKWNYQSSGVVREFFKAPDLENVFIRHVESAN